A single Leptospira kirschneri serovar Cynopteri str. 3522 CT DNA region contains:
- a CDS encoding phosphoribosylanthranilate isomerase: MKMNSLEKTKIKICGIKNIEIAKICKEEGADYIGLNFVSSSPRKIELSNAQKIVEYYRSEKNSPEIVLLFYQNSFEEIESITSILDHDLVQWVWGDPSVSKEKLLVKRQICSYRVQAPINDQDLKDIVAEFLILDSYSKGIGGGTGETFNWEFISKIKRKFLLAGGLDPSNVVNAIEIVKPFGVDVASGVESSPGIKDPQKVIQFIRNVKSTS; the protein is encoded by the coding sequence ATGAAAATGAATTCTTTGGAAAAAACAAAGATCAAGATCTGCGGAATTAAAAATATAGAAATCGCAAAAATTTGTAAAGAAGAAGGAGCCGATTATATCGGACTAAACTTTGTATCTTCTAGTCCTAGAAAAATTGAACTTTCAAATGCTCAAAAAATCGTGGAATACTATAGATCGGAAAAAAATTCCCCCGAAATTGTACTCTTATTCTATCAAAATTCATTCGAGGAAATTGAGTCCATTACTTCCATATTGGATCACGATCTAGTTCAATGGGTCTGGGGTGATCCTTCAGTAAGTAAGGAAAAACTTTTAGTCAAACGACAGATTTGTTCTTACAGAGTTCAAGCTCCGATCAACGATCAGGATTTAAAAGACATTGTAGCGGAGTTTTTGATCTTGGATAGTTATTCTAAAGGTATAGGAGGAGGAACGGGTGAAACATTCAATTGGGAGTTCATTTCCAAAATTAAAAGAAAGTTTCTTTTAGCAGGAGGTCTCGATCCGTCTAACGTAGTCAATGCGATTGAAATCGTAAAACCGTTTGGAGTAGACGTTGCAAGCGGGGTAGAATCTTCCCCAGGAATCAAAGATCCACAAAAAGTAATTCAATTTATCAGGAACGTAAAATCTACATCATGA
- a CDS encoding phospho-sugar mutase has protein sequence MNHLKSFIHPWTQEPFPNTVRKEANLALEKFSRGESGPDVEAFSIPLEFGTGGMRGKLGNGIGRMNEFTVGRAALGFVSYLSKKNKKASIVIAYDSRRRSKEFAEVTAGIAAYLGVKVILFKEVTPTPILSYAIRYYKASGGVVITASHNPPEYNGFKAYLSDGGQLVPPDDQKIISKIESIIDWKQIPILSTKDPIYKKMVKFAGKDCFTSYKKDLSKAGIISASLKPKDRAEIKIVYSPLHGTGGKSMQELLNSFGYKNVFLVPEQKDPNGEFPTVKYPNPEEAEAMELSKKFAIQKNADAFIATDPDADRLGIGVKNKNGEYVLFNGNQIGSIMAAYLCEAYSTGKKKKKAVLVKTIVTTDLQENIAKKNKVKYKNVLTGFKFIAQVMSKIDQSKTDFFLFGGEESFGYLPVSFVRDKDSLSSALLLLEILTEKKDLFNYMDEIYLKYGLFQESLKSLTLEGSAGKEKIRKSLESLRTLDLLGKKIHQRKITGILDYKTKVAKGNASKSAFVGCPSSDVIQVILEGNAKLTIRPSGTEPKIKIYSSFQSLKTPKSKEEIKTLTEDLLSEIKTSEEIFLQLAELA, from the coding sequence ATGAATCATCTCAAATCCTTTATTCATCCTTGGACTCAGGAACCTTTTCCAAATACAGTTCGCAAAGAAGCCAATCTTGCACTTGAAAAATTTTCAAGAGGAGAATCCGGTCCAGACGTAGAAGCATTTTCAATTCCTCTCGAATTTGGAACCGGAGGAATGCGTGGAAAATTAGGCAACGGAATCGGAAGGATGAACGAATTTACTGTTGGTCGTGCAGCACTTGGATTTGTAAGTTATCTTTCTAAAAAAAACAAAAAGGCTTCTATCGTAATCGCCTACGATTCCAGAAGAAGATCCAAAGAATTTGCAGAAGTCACCGCAGGGATTGCGGCTTACTTAGGAGTCAAAGTCATTCTATTTAAAGAAGTAACTCCTACACCTATTCTTTCTTATGCGATTCGTTACTACAAAGCAAGCGGAGGTGTTGTCATCACCGCCTCTCACAATCCTCCAGAGTATAACGGTTTTAAAGCATATCTTTCAGATGGAGGTCAGCTTGTTCCTCCAGATGATCAAAAAATTATTTCTAAAATAGAATCTATCATCGATTGGAAACAAATTCCCATTCTTTCTACAAAAGATCCGATTTACAAAAAAATGGTAAAATTTGCCGGAAAGGATTGTTTTACTTCTTACAAAAAAGATCTTTCTAAAGCTGGAATTATTTCCGCTTCTCTAAAACCAAAAGACAGAGCAGAGATAAAAATCGTCTACTCTCCGTTACACGGAACTGGCGGAAAAAGCATGCAAGAACTCTTAAATAGTTTCGGATATAAGAACGTATTTTTAGTTCCAGAACAAAAAGATCCCAACGGAGAATTTCCTACGGTTAAATACCCAAACCCAGAAGAAGCGGAAGCAATGGAACTTTCTAAAAAGTTCGCAATCCAAAAAAATGCGGACGCTTTTATCGCAACCGATCCAGACGCAGATAGACTTGGAATCGGAGTCAAAAACAAAAACGGAGAATACGTTTTATTCAACGGAAATCAGATCGGTTCCATAATGGCCGCTTATTTATGCGAAGCTTATTCCACAGGTAAAAAAAAGAAAAAGGCAGTTTTAGTAAAAACGATCGTTACTACAGATTTACAAGAGAACATCGCTAAAAAGAACAAAGTAAAATATAAAAACGTATTAACCGGATTTAAATTCATTGCTCAAGTAATGTCAAAAATTGATCAAAGTAAAACAGATTTTTTCTTATTCGGAGGAGAGGAATCTTTTGGTTATCTTCCAGTTTCTTTTGTGAGGGATAAGGATTCACTTTCTTCCGCTTTGTTACTTTTAGAAATTCTTACGGAAAAAAAAGATCTTTTCAATTACATGGACGAGATTTATCTCAAATACGGTCTTTTTCAAGAAAGTCTCAAATCTCTGACTTTAGAAGGAAGCGCCGGTAAAGAAAAAATCCGTAAATCTTTGGAATCCCTGAGAACCCTAGATTTGTTAGGAAAAAAAATTCACCAAAGAAAAATTACCGGGATTCTCGATTATAAAACCAAAGTCGCCAAAGGAAACGCTTCTAAATCCGCGTTTGTTGGTTGTCCTTCCTCGGACGTGATTCAAGTTATTTTAGAAGGAAACGCAAAACTCACAATCCGGCCTTCCGGAACGGAACCTAAGATTAAAATTTATTCTTCTTTTCAAAGTTTAAAAACTCCTAAGTCCAAAGAAGAAATCAAAACACTTACCGAAGATCTTCTTTCCGAAATCAAAACTTCAGAAGAAATATTTTTACAACTGGCGGAACTTGCATGA
- a CDS encoding aspartate aminotransferase family protein, translating to MNDADIHKELFQHTKELADHYLLNTYTRYDVAFRYGVNELLFDFDNKQYIDFHCGVAVTNLGHADPDIIEVVRSQADKLFHTSNLFYSEEAAKLAELLILNSFPGKVFLTNSGTEAIEGAFKLARKYAYSKSIIDPIILSLEKSFHGRSVSGMSLTGQDKIRKGYGELLKGIEFIEPNNDEALVAAFERYQGRIVALIEEPILGESGIIPLSRNFLTLSRELTEENEALLIFDEIQTGMGRTGTLFAFETMGFSPDAMTLAKGLGSGFPIGALVVGEKYQDLFTQGSHGSTFGGNHLAAAVAYETIRIIQTREILNNVNVCSDIAFTRLGEMREKYPVISEVRGKGLHIGLELKVPSRPISEACLSAGLVVNATADNVVRIMPPLTISTDFLNQGLDILESVLKQN from the coding sequence ATGAACGACGCAGACATCCATAAAGAACTCTTTCAACATACAAAAGAATTAGCAGATCATTATCTACTCAATACTTACACAAGATACGACGTGGCTTTCCGTTACGGAGTTAACGAACTTCTATTCGATTTTGATAATAAACAATATATTGACTTTCACTGCGGAGTTGCAGTTACAAACCTAGGGCACGCAGATCCTGACATCATAGAAGTGGTTCGTTCCCAAGCGGACAAACTATTTCACACTTCTAATCTATTTTATTCTGAAGAAGCGGCAAAACTTGCAGAACTTCTCATATTAAATTCTTTTCCTGGAAAAGTGTTCTTAACCAATTCAGGAACCGAAGCGATTGAAGGAGCATTTAAACTCGCAAGAAAATACGCATATTCAAAAAGCATCATAGATCCAATCATACTTTCCTTAGAAAAAAGTTTTCATGGAAGATCCGTTTCGGGTATGAGTTTGACCGGACAAGATAAAATCAGAAAAGGTTACGGAGAACTTTTAAAAGGAATCGAGTTTATAGAACCGAACAACGATGAAGCTCTTGTAGCAGCATTTGAAAGATACCAAGGAAGAATCGTAGCCTTAATCGAAGAACCCATCTTAGGTGAAAGTGGAATTATACCTTTATCTAGAAATTTCCTTACACTTTCCAGAGAATTGACAGAAGAAAACGAAGCTCTTCTAATCTTCGACGAAATCCAAACCGGAATGGGTAGAACTGGAACGTTATTTGCCTTTGAAACGATGGGGTTTAGCCCAGACGCAATGACACTTGCTAAAGGGCTCGGGTCAGGATTTCCAATTGGAGCCCTAGTTGTAGGAGAAAAATATCAGGACTTATTTACCCAAGGATCTCATGGTTCTACGTTCGGAGGAAATCATCTCGCGGCTGCAGTCGCTTATGAAACGATTCGTATCATTCAAACCAGGGAAATTCTAAACAACGTAAACGTTTGCTCCGATATTGCTTTTACGAGACTGGGAGAAATGCGGGAAAAATATCCAGTGATCTCAGAAGTGAGAGGAAAAGGACTTCATATCGGACTTGAATTAAAAGTTCCTTCCAGACCGATCTCGGAAGCCTGTTTGTCCGCAGGGCTCGTAGTCAATGCAACGGCGGATAACGTAGTTCGGATTATGCCCCCACTTACAATTTCGACGGACTTTTTAAATCAAGGATTAGACATCTTAGAATCAGTACTCAAACAAAACTAA
- a CDS encoding response regulator yields the protein MKAGVAPNGRPYQVLIAENSRFQAKQLAQILESEGYQVIGFAENGKELVKLYDEHRLVDLITLDLNLPVMDGYATFFEIKGKGVLPRIVIVSEENTPAVLKNLIDEGAMDYIPKPIKREKILEKVNAAIKKVPKV from the coding sequence ATGAAAGCAGGTGTAGCTCCCAACGGAAGACCGTATCAAGTATTGATCGCAGAAAATTCCAGATTCCAAGCAAAACAGTTGGCTCAAATTTTGGAATCGGAAGGTTATCAGGTGATAGGGTTTGCAGAGAACGGAAAGGAACTCGTCAAACTCTACGATGAACACAGACTTGTAGATTTAATTACATTGGATCTAAACCTTCCAGTAATGGACGGTTATGCGACCTTTTTTGAGATTAAGGGGAAAGGGGTTCTTCCTAGAATTGTAATCGTTTCCGAAGAGAATACTCCCGCCGTTTTAAAAAATCTTATAGACGAAGGTGCAATGGATTATATTCCAAAACCGATTAAACGGGAAAAAATATTGGAAAAAGTCAACGCGGCTATCAAAAAAGTTCCCAAGGTCTAA
- the leuB gene encoding 3-isopropylmalate dehydrogenase encodes MKNVAVLSGDGIGPEVMEVAISVLKKALGTKVSEFQFKEGFVGGIAIDKTGHPLPPETLKLCEESSAILFGSVGGPKWETLPPEKQPERGALLPLRKHFDLFANLRPAIIYPELKNASPVRSDIIGNGLDILILRELTGGIYFGQPKGREGSGQEEFAYDTMKYSRREIERIARVAFQAARKRNNKVTSIDKANVLTTSVFWKEVVIELHKKEFSDVQLNHLYVDNAAMQLIVNPKQFDVVLCENMFGDILSDEASIITGSIGMLPSASLSESGFGLYEPSGGSAPDIAGKGVANPIAQVLSAALMLRYSFSMEEEANKIETAVRKTIASGKRTRDIAEVGSTIVGTKEIGQLIESFL; translated from the coding sequence ATGAAGAATGTAGCAGTACTTTCCGGAGACGGAATCGGACCGGAAGTCATGGAGGTAGCCATCTCCGTTTTGAAAAAGGCTCTCGGTACAAAAGTTTCCGAATTTCAATTTAAAGAAGGATTTGTAGGTGGAATCGCAATCGATAAAACCGGACATCCTCTTCCACCGGAAACTCTCAAACTATGCGAAGAATCTTCCGCAATTCTTTTCGGAAGTGTGGGAGGTCCTAAATGGGAAACACTCCCTCCGGAAAAACAACCGGAACGAGGAGCACTTCTACCTTTGAGAAAACATTTTGATTTATTTGCAAACTTAAGACCTGCGATCATTTATCCAGAATTGAAAAATGCTTCTCCGGTTCGTTCTGATATTATCGGAAACGGATTAGATATTCTCATATTAAGAGAGTTAACCGGAGGAATTTATTTTGGACAACCCAAAGGAAGAGAAGGATCGGGGCAGGAAGAATTTGCATACGACACGATGAAGTATTCCAGAAGAGAAATCGAAAGGATTGCTAGAGTAGCATTCCAAGCGGCTAGAAAAAGAAATAATAAAGTGACTAGTATCGATAAAGCAAACGTCTTGACTACTTCCGTTTTTTGGAAGGAAGTTGTAATCGAATTGCATAAGAAAGAATTTTCAGACGTCCAATTGAATCATCTTTATGTGGACAATGCGGCGATGCAACTGATCGTAAATCCGAAACAATTCGACGTGGTTCTTTGTGAGAATATGTTTGGTGATATTCTTTCAGACGAGGCTTCCATCATTACAGGTTCAATCGGAATGCTTCCTTCAGCTTCTCTTTCCGAATCTGGATTTGGATTGTATGAACCTTCGGGTGGTTCTGCGCCAGACATAGCCGGAAAAGGAGTGGCAAATCCGATCGCTCAAGTATTGAGTGCGGCGTTGATGTTACGTTATTCTTTTTCTATGGAAGAAGAAGCAAACAAGATAGAGACCGCCGTGCGTAAAACGATTGCCTCCGGAAAAAGAACCAGAGACATAGCGGAAGTAGGATCTACGATCGTAGGAACCAAAGAAATCGGTCAATTGATCGAATCCTTTCTCTAA
- a CDS encoding pyridoxal phosphate-dependent aminotransferase has product MEPSEFWIEERLEKYRKIAPCNLGESGIRNITLGELLSNLNLSVDVLNSISLEDSPNRGDFTLRNEIAKLYPGLDADRILVTTGTGEALYILFHILCQKDCVVSYFSPAFQALYEIPKMIGARLEAVSLLEDLDKNLKSSLSVNLIRELFQRGKNLVVFNHPHNPSGLSLDKSSIETIQQAAHLHKGWILFDEHYRFLDFQNDLGWTGAGLTEHTVSTGSITKCFGVMGLRIGWMTGPKELIERARSFKDYLTHTVSPISEFLTLKILRNRTSLVDPIKTSILKNILFFESIWKQLPGLEYFTKPGGGIVSFLKLSKGIDSSRYADILLDQCGVFVLPGRDFECEGWIRIGFGETNERFQAGMERWKSLIL; this is encoded by the coding sequence ATGGAACCAAGTGAATTTTGGATTGAAGAGAGACTTGAAAAATATAGAAAAATTGCTCCTTGTAATTTAGGAGAAAGTGGAATTCGAAATATCACGTTAGGCGAATTACTCTCTAATTTAAATCTTTCCGTTGACGTTTTGAATTCTATTTCTTTGGAGGATTCTCCCAATCGAGGAGATTTTACTCTTAGGAATGAAATCGCAAAACTTTATCCAGGGTTAGATGCGGATCGAATCTTAGTTACGACCGGAACCGGAGAAGCGCTTTATATTTTGTTTCATATTCTTTGTCAAAAAGATTGTGTTGTTTCTTATTTTTCTCCCGCATTTCAAGCGTTATACGAAATACCTAAGATGATAGGCGCTCGGTTGGAAGCGGTTTCTTTACTGGAGGATTTAGATAAAAATTTAAAATCCTCATTATCGGTAAATTTGATCCGTGAATTGTTCCAAAGAGGAAAGAATTTAGTAGTTTTCAATCATCCACACAATCCGAGTGGTTTGTCTCTGGATAAAAGTTCAATTGAAACGATCCAACAAGCGGCACATTTACATAAAGGTTGGATTCTTTTTGATGAACACTATCGATTTTTAGATTTTCAAAATGATCTCGGTTGGACTGGCGCCGGACTTACGGAACATACGGTAAGCACTGGATCGATCACAAAATGTTTTGGAGTGATGGGACTTAGAATTGGCTGGATGACCGGTCCCAAAGAACTGATTGAAAGGGCTAGATCTTTCAAGGATTATTTAACTCATACGGTTTCGCCAATTTCTGAATTTTTGACTCTGAAAATTTTACGAAATAGAACAAGTTTAGTTGATCCCATCAAAACATCTATTTTAAAGAATATTCTATTTTTTGAAAGTATTTGGAAACAACTTCCCGGTTTGGAATATTTTACAAAACCAGGAGGAGGAATTGTTTCCTTTTTAAAACTTTCGAAAGGTATCGACTCCTCCCGTTATGCGGATATTTTATTGGATCAGTGTGGAGTTTTTGTACTTCCTGGACGCGATTTTGAATGTGAGGGTTGGATTCGTATCGGTTTTGGAGAAACGAACGAACGTTTTCAAGCCGGAATGGAAAGATGGAAAAGTTTAATTTTATGA
- a CDS encoding polyphenol oxidase family protein, with amino-acid sequence MALFYSFPISTEKKIKILIAGKKELPFINLNVDDQKNEISKLTGFHESKIFILNQVHGDGVVDLRISKNLSFPEGDAWIGEESNQVLCIKTADCMPLFFWSIQSPKFVAIHSGWKGTLAGITEKTLKHSFSDSILKEGSLVGYLGPYASGLRYEVGEDVAFLFRKEFPDCLRKNGEDKTVLDLESFLKFRLEKNGIRVLLQSDKICTLEENSDFFSHRKKETGRNLNLIWKEG; translated from the coding sequence ATGGCTTTGTTCTATTCTTTTCCAATTTCTACAGAAAAAAAAATTAAGATTTTAATTGCAGGTAAAAAAGAACTTCCTTTCATAAATTTGAATGTAGATGACCAAAAAAATGAAATTTCCAAACTCACCGGATTTCACGAATCTAAAATTTTTATTTTAAACCAGGTTCATGGAGACGGAGTTGTAGATTTAAGAATATCTAAGAATCTTTCTTTTCCGGAAGGGGATGCATGGATCGGAGAAGAATCGAATCAAGTTTTATGTATTAAAACTGCAGATTGTATGCCCTTATTTTTTTGGTCCATCCAAAGTCCTAAGTTTGTAGCGATTCATTCCGGTTGGAAAGGAACACTGGCCGGAATCACAGAAAAAACTTTAAAACATTCTTTTTCAGATTCTATTTTAAAAGAAGGTTCACTTGTAGGTTATCTAGGACCTTATGCAAGCGGTCTGAGATATGAAGTAGGTGAGGACGTAGCATTTTTGTTTCGAAAAGAATTTCCGGATTGTTTAAGAAAAAACGGAGAGGATAAAACTGTACTCGATCTGGAATCTTTTCTTAAATTTCGTTTGGAAAAAAATGGAATTCGAGTTTTACTTCAATCGGATAAAATTTGTACTTTAGAAGAGAATTCAGATTTCTTCAGCCATCGTAAAAAGGAAACAGGAAGAAATCTGAATTTGATTTGGAAAGAAGGTTAG